One genomic window of Aquificaceae bacterium includes the following:
- the pyrH gene encoding UMP kinase, which produces MEEAPAYRRVLLKLSGEAFAGEQEFGIDPRFLQYISGEIKSLVDAGVQTAIVIGGGNIFRGVEGLEIGIDRATGDYMGMLATVINALALQSALERLTGLPTRVLSAIEMRQVAEPYIRRRAIRHLEKGRIVIFAAGTGNPFFSTDTAGALRAVEIGADLFIKATKVDGIYTEDPLKNPNAEFIQEISYLQAINMGLKVMDHTAMTLCRENRLPILVLNIKKPGNLLRAIMGEKVGSLVR; this is translated from the coding sequence GAACAGGAATTTGGTATAGACCCGAGGTTTTTGCAGTATATAAGCGGTGAGATAAAAAGCCTTGTAGATGCAGGTGTTCAGACGGCCATAGTTATAGGCGGTGGAAACATATTCAGGGGTGTGGAGGGTCTTGAGATAGGTATAGACAGGGCAACGGGTGACTACATGGGCATGCTGGCAACGGTGATAAACGCCCTTGCCCTGCAATCTGCCCTTGAGAGGCTCACAGGTCTGCCCACAAGGGTTCTATCCGCCATAGAGATGAGACAGGTGGCAGAGCCTTACATAAGGAGAAGGGCAATCCGGCACCTGGAGAAGGGAAGAATTGTAATATTCGCCGCAGGCACGGGCAACCCCTTTTTCTCCACAGATACTGCGGGCGCTCTCAGGGCGGTGGAGATAGGTGCGGACCTTTTCATAAAGGCCACTAAGGTGGACGGCATATACACGGAAGACCCCCTTAAAAATCCCAATGCCGAGTTCATACAGGAGATAAGCTACCTCCAGGCTATAAACATGGGACTTAAGGTTATGGACCATACCGCCATGACCCTGTGCAGGGAGAACAGGCTACCCATACTCGTGCTAAACATAAAAAAGCCGGGCAATCTTCTGAGGGCTATTATGGGGGAGAAGGTGGGGTCACTGGTGAGGTAG